One window of the Runella slithyformis DSM 19594 genome contains the following:
- a CDS encoding FtsW/RodA/SpoVE family cell cycle protein, whose protein sequence is MNHEMNAPVPQPISQAPAARWQSAKEWLRQNLKGDIVIWIIVALLSLASMLIVYSATGTLAYQRGGGYPESFLFKHAFYTGIGLLVMWGVHRINYTYFSRLSRAALLISIPLLILVKVTGVTINGATRWLAIPGTGLTFQPADFARLALIANLAAMLAKRQRVQYDWQIFGKMILWVGIICFFIALTSTSTAVLLGFSCFLMLYIGRVPGKYLAVMVVSIGLAGATGLIAGQRLDTAMGRIERFIKQDEYQAKQGFIAIANGGTLGQGLGNSHQRNYLTQAYSDFIYAIIIEEYGIIGGVIIMILYAVLLVRGVQNINETNRAFGGLLSAGLTLSIGLQAFTNMAVAVGIFPVTGQPLPLLSMGGTSVLFTCISLGIVLSVSRGDIEETNL, encoded by the coding sequence ATGAATCACGAGATGAATGCTCCCGTACCCCAGCCCATCAGTCAGGCACCGGCCGCTCGTTGGCAAAGTGCCAAAGAATGGCTGCGACAAAACTTAAAAGGCGATATTGTCATTTGGATCATTGTCGCGTTGCTGTCATTAGCAAGTATGCTTATAGTATACAGCGCCACAGGTACACTCGCCTATCAGCGGGGCGGAGGTTATCCTGAATCCTTCCTTTTTAAGCATGCCTTCTATACGGGCATCGGTTTGTTGGTGATGTGGGGAGTGCATCGCATCAATTATACCTATTTCTCGCGTTTATCGCGCGCGGCTCTCCTGATTTCCATTCCTTTGCTTATTTTGGTTAAAGTTACGGGCGTTACCATCAATGGTGCCACTCGATGGCTGGCTATCCCCGGTACAGGGTTGACCTTTCAACCCGCCGACTTTGCGCGTTTAGCCCTGATTGCCAACCTTGCGGCTATGCTTGCCAAGCGTCAGCGGGTTCAATACGATTGGCAAATTTTCGGAAAAATGATTCTGTGGGTAGGTATTATCTGTTTTTTCATCGCACTTACCAGTACTTCAACCGCCGTTTTGTTGGGCTTTTCCTGTTTTTTAATGCTCTATATCGGTCGCGTTCCGGGTAAATATTTGGCTGTGATGGTGGTATCGATTGGTTTAGCCGGAGCAACGGGCCTTATTGCAGGCCAACGCCTTGATACAGCCATGGGGCGTATTGAACGATTTATTAAGCAGGATGAATATCAGGCAAAACAGGGGTTTATCGCCATTGCTAACGGCGGAACCTTAGGGCAGGGCTTGGGCAACAGCCACCAACGCAACTATCTTACCCAAGCCTATTCTGACTTTATCTATGCCATTATTATTGAAGAATATGGCATTATAGGAGGAGTGATTATCATGATCTTATACGCCGTGCTACTGGTGCGCGGTGTACAGAATATTAATGAAACTAATCGGGCTTTTGGCGGGTTGTTGTCCGCAGGACTTACCTTAAGCATTGGATTACAGGCATTTACTAATATGGCCGTTGCCGTAGGGATTTTCCCGGTGACCGGACAGCCTTTGCCGTTATTGAGCATGGGCGGTACATCGGTTTTATTTACCTGTATCTCACTCGGAATTGTACTGAGCGTAAGCAGAGGCGATATTGAAGAAACAAATTTATAA
- a CDS encoding c-type cytochrome domain-containing protein, which yields MILLQASDWAAFIGRFHPVLVHLPIGFLILAGLLEIGRLANKIEVKESTITFILFWSAIGATLSCIAGYLLSLGGGYEASLLEQHKWQGIWVAVAAWVAWVAKSDILSGKIPFANLLYLPALAVGAIFTMLAGHQGGSLTHGEGYLTQETPEPFRGWLGMEPKQEKGSDEIKPIDDVNNAMVFQDVVNPILKARCVQCHNANKSKGDLRMDQIELLKKGGENGPIFVVGKGEESELIKRCLLPLEDENHMPPKGKTQLSDHQVAILSWWIDQGAPFDKKVAELKTTEAIKPALAALSGSSSSAGSSALTTTSTESPVLSLKVPVPDAKAVEALKKAGLLVMPIANQSNLLEVNAVNVNSLTDAQIALLEPLKEQIIWLKLGDTKISDQAATTVAKLKNLQKLHLENTAITDATVRQLKSLPYLEYLNLVNTQVTDTGIKELSAAKSLRSLHVWQSKVTETGVAALKQAKPDAEVTLGINEQQIAEFIKAGETAPKPEETKKK from the coding sequence ATGATTCTCTTACAAGCCTCTGATTGGGCCGCGTTTATTGGTCGTTTTCACCCTGTATTGGTTCACTTACCGATTGGATTTTTGATTTTGGCCGGACTGCTCGAAATCGGTCGGCTGGCCAATAAAATCGAAGTTAAAGAGTCCACTATCACTTTTATCCTTTTTTGGTCGGCTATCGGGGCTACATTATCCTGCATTGCGGGGTATTTACTTTCATTGGGCGGTGGCTACGAGGCATCGTTGTTGGAGCAACATAAATGGCAGGGAATTTGGGTGGCCGTAGCCGCTTGGGTGGCCTGGGTGGCTAAATCTGATATACTTTCAGGTAAAATCCCTTTTGCAAACCTGCTGTATTTGCCGGCGTTGGCCGTTGGAGCGATTTTTACCATGCTGGCCGGACATCAGGGCGGCTCTTTGACGCACGGAGAAGGCTATTTAACGCAAGAAACCCCGGAGCCTTTCAGAGGTTGGTTGGGTATGGAGCCTAAACAGGAAAAAGGTTCGGATGAAATTAAACCCATTGATGATGTCAACAATGCGATGGTATTTCAGGATGTTGTCAATCCCATCCTAAAAGCCCGCTGCGTGCAGTGCCACAATGCCAACAAGTCGAAGGGCGACTTGCGCATGGATCAGATAGAATTACTGAAAAAAGGCGGCGAAAACGGCCCGATATTCGTGGTGGGAAAAGGTGAGGAAAGCGAATTGATAAAGCGTTGTCTGTTACCGCTTGAAGACGAAAACCACATGCCGCCCAAAGGCAAAACGCAACTTTCGGACCATCAGGTTGCGATTCTTTCCTGGTGGATTGACCAAGGAGCGCCGTTTGATAAAAAAGTGGCCGAATTGAAAACGACGGAGGCCATTAAACCCGCGTTGGCCGCCTTGAGCGGTTCGTCGTCATCCGCCGGAAGTTCAGCATTGACTACAACTTCAACCGAATCTCCTGTTTTAAGCTTAAAAGTACCTGTACCGGATGCAAAAGCGGTTGAAGCACTGAAAAAAGCAGGGTTATTGGTCATGCCGATTGCCAATCAGAGCAATTTATTGGAAGTCAACGCCGTCAATGTCAACTCTTTAACTGATGCTCAGATAGCTTTATTGGAGCCCTTAAAAGAACAGATCATTTGGCTAAAACTGGGAGACACCAAAATATCTGACCAAGCAGCCACTACGGTCGCTAAATTAAAAAACCTTCAAAAACTGCATTTGGAAAATACCGCGATTACCGATGCCACCGTTCGCCAACTCAAGTCATTGCCCTATTTGGAATACCTCAATTTGGTCAATACTCAGGTAACCGACACGGGAATCAAAGAGCTTTCGGCGGCCAAAAGTTTACGGAGTCTTCACGTTTGGCAGTCAAAAGTAACGGAAACGGGTGTGGCAGCGCTCAAACAGGCAAAACCTGACGCCGAAGTAACCCTGGGCATCAACGAGCAGCAAATCGCAGAGTTTATCAAAGCCGGTGAAACCGCCCCAAAACCTGAAGAAACCAAGAAAAAATAG
- a CDS encoding alpha-L-fucosidase: MKFLRFLLFLQLPVFLSAQTPLRRSESFFGLHFDFHAGLSDTLIGKTLTDSMIDSLLVKVKPDFIQVDCKGHPGVTSYPTKVGHTPKRFEKDILRLFREVTKRHGVALYLHYSGVWDDEAVKRHPHWSRINAEGKRDNQKTSLWSAYSDSLLIPQLKEMSDYGVDGVWVDGDCWATEPDYCTAAVEEFRMRTGIQEIPKKKSDPNYGQWLEFHRTAFRRYVRNYTDALHQYNPRFQVASNWSFSAMMPEPVDINVDFLSGDTEPLNGVNQSAFQARCLAPQGKPWDLMSWSFGYGWDDQVLSAKSAVQLSQEAAQVISMGGGYQAYWTQHRDGSLKTYAYGTMAALAAFCRERQPFCQNTKPVPQVALLYSNTGYKSEITTVYNTGDGKHTAMIGTLNALLYSQLPTEILQEHHLLGHTKEYPVIIIPEWKKLNEQLRNELVDYARQGGNLIVIGSETVKLFEKELGVTLHSTTHSIPFWGFDHLITGTKATYRPFQLLPGTQPFGQWFSQEDTRFAQAPIASIASLGKGKIAGIYFNFGEQHYKRETYAGRDFLGTLVKQLFQPTVEVKGSKMVNVALNQKNGTTYVNLINMAGNHANKSIHANDEIPPLYGLQVSVKTPRRPRQVVLQPENKPLPFAYKNGKAVFTISKLAIHSIAEIKL; this comes from the coding sequence ATGAAATTTCTGCGCTTTCTGCTTTTCCTTCAACTTCCCGTGTTTCTTTCTGCCCAAACACCTTTAAGGCGTTCCGAAAGCTTTTTTGGGCTTCATTTTGATTTCCATGCCGGTTTGAGTGATACACTTATCGGCAAAACCCTTACTGACAGCATGATAGACTCTCTGTTGGTGAAGGTAAAACCTGATTTTATTCAGGTAGATTGCAAAGGGCATCCCGGCGTCACAAGCTATCCAACCAAGGTCGGACATACGCCCAAACGCTTCGAAAAAGACATACTCCGTTTATTTCGGGAGGTAACAAAACGGCACGGTGTAGCGCTTTATTTACATTATTCGGGTGTTTGGGACGATGAAGCGGTAAAGCGTCATCCCCATTGGTCAAGAATCAATGCCGAAGGAAAACGGGATAACCAAAAAACCTCTCTCTGGAGCGCCTATTCTGACAGCCTGCTGATTCCGCAACTGAAAGAAATGAGCGATTATGGCGTAGACGGTGTTTGGGTTGATGGTGACTGCTGGGCCACCGAACCCGATTATTGCACGGCCGCAGTGGAGGAATTTCGTATGCGTACGGGAATTCAGGAGATACCTAAAAAGAAATCAGATCCAAACTATGGGCAGTGGTTGGAATTTCACCGTACAGCCTTTCGTCGATACGTACGCAACTACACCGATGCCCTCCACCAATACAATCCTCGGTTTCAGGTAGCCAGCAATTGGTCGTTCTCGGCCATGATGCCCGAACCGGTCGATATCAATGTAGATTTCCTCTCAGGCGACACCGAGCCGCTTAACGGGGTCAATCAATCGGCATTTCAGGCACGGTGCCTGGCTCCGCAGGGGAAGCCGTGGGATTTGATGTCTTGGAGCTTTGGGTATGGATGGGACGATCAGGTATTGTCAGCCAAAAGTGCCGTTCAACTTTCTCAGGAAGCGGCGCAGGTGATTTCGATGGGAGGGGGCTATCAGGCTTACTGGACCCAACACCGTGACGGAAGCCTCAAAACCTACGCATACGGCACCATGGCTGCACTGGCCGCCTTTTGCCGCGAGCGTCAGCCTTTTTGTCAAAATACCAAACCCGTTCCACAGGTAGCGTTATTGTACTCCAATACCGGCTATAAAAGCGAGATCACAACCGTTTATAACACGGGCGACGGCAAACACACCGCGATGATCGGCACACTTAACGCTTTATTATACAGCCAATTACCCACGGAGATACTACAGGAACACCACCTTCTCGGGCATACTAAGGAATACCCGGTCATCATTATCCCCGAATGGAAAAAGCTCAATGAACAGCTTCGAAATGAATTAGTGGACTATGCCCGGCAGGGTGGAAATTTAATCGTTATCGGCAGCGAAACCGTTAAACTCTTTGAAAAAGAACTGGGCGTTACCTTACATTCAACCACACATTCCATTCCTTTTTGGGGATTTGACCATTTGATCACCGGTACCAAAGCAACCTATCGCCCGTTTCAGCTATTGCCCGGCACGCAGCCTTTCGGTCAATGGTTCAGTCAGGAAGATACACGTTTTGCGCAGGCACCCATTGCAAGCATTGCTTCGCTGGGAAAAGGTAAGATTGCGGGTATTTATTTCAACTTTGGAGAGCAACACTACAAACGCGAGACCTACGCAGGCCGTGATTTTTTAGGAACATTGGTAAAACAACTTTTTCAACCCACTGTAGAGGTTAAAGGCTCAAAGATGGTTAACGTAGCTTTGAATCAAAAAAACGGCACCACTTACGTAAATCTTATCAATATGGCCGGCAACCACGCCAACAAATCCATCCATGCCAACGACGAAATACCGCCCCTTTATGGTCTCCAGGTCTCCGTAAAAACGCCCCGTCGTCCGCGTCAGGTAGTGCTTCAACCTGAAAATAAACCCCTTCCTTTTGCGTATAAAAACGGCAAAGCCGTCTTTACAATAAGTAAATTAGCTATTCATTCGATTGCTGAAATCAAATTATGA
- the murG gene encoding undecaprenyldiphospho-muramoylpentapeptide beta-N-acetylglucosaminyltransferase, with protein sequence MIKKVIISGGGTGGHIYPAIAIANALKVIDPAIQILFVGALGKMEMEKVPKAGYEIIGLPIAGIKREVSMDNLSFPIKLTRSLLRARSIIKSFKPDVAIGVGGFASGPLLMIASLLGIPTLIQEQNSYAGITNKLLAKRAKAICVAYPNMELFFPKNKLKMTGNPVRSDILEVKDKREQAYAHFGLQPNHKTLLVIGGSLGARTINESIEAGLKLLIDSGYQVLWQTGKPYADKATAAIHALKTPYAKAFDFIYEMDLAYALADVVVSRAGALSVSELCLVAKPAILVPFPFASEDHQTKNAMSLVDQNAALLIKDKDAKEELVQTALRLLQDTEKQQILSRNIKKLGKPDAAKKIAETVLGLV encoded by the coding sequence ATGATAAAGAAAGTAATCATCAGCGGGGGCGGCACCGGCGGGCATATTTACCCGGCCATTGCCATCGCCAATGCACTCAAAGTCATCGATCCTGCCATTCAAATTTTGTTTGTAGGGGCTTTGGGTAAAATGGAAATGGAAAAAGTCCCTAAAGCCGGATATGAAATCATAGGTTTGCCCATTGCCGGGATCAAACGTGAAGTTTCAATGGATAACCTTTCGTTTCCCATTAAGCTCACGCGCAGTTTACTCAGAGCACGCAGCATTATTAAGAGTTTTAAACCCGATGTAGCCATTGGTGTGGGCGGATTTGCCAGCGGTCCCCTGTTGATGATCGCTTCGTTACTGGGAATTCCTACGTTGATCCAAGAACAAAACTCTTATGCAGGCATCACTAATAAATTGCTGGCAAAGCGTGCTAAAGCAATTTGTGTGGCCTACCCTAACATGGAGCTGTTTTTCCCAAAAAATAAGCTTAAAATGACCGGAAACCCCGTTAGAAGCGACATTCTGGAGGTAAAAGACAAACGGGAACAGGCGTATGCGCATTTTGGCTTACAGCCCAATCATAAAACCCTTTTGGTGATAGGGGGCAGTCTGGGAGCCAGAACGATCAATGAAAGCATTGAAGCAGGACTGAAATTGTTGATTGACTCCGGGTATCAAGTGCTTTGGCAAACAGGAAAACCTTATGCAGATAAGGCAACTGCAGCCATTCATGCCCTGAAAACACCTTATGCCAAAGCCTTTGATTTTATTTATGAAATGGACTTGGCGTATGCACTGGCCGATGTGGTGGTATCAAGAGCCGGGGCTTTATCCGTGTCAGAATTATGTTTAGTGGCTAAGCCGGCGATTTTAGTTCCTTTTCCATTTGCCTCTGAAGATCACCAGACAAAAAATGCGATGAGTTTAGTGGACCAAAATGCCGCACTGTTGATAAAAGATAAAGATGCTAAAGAAGAACTGGTACAGACGGCCCTCAGATTATTACAGGACACCGAAAAACAACAGATTTTGAGCCGAAATATCAAGAAGCTGGGCAAGCCCGACGCGGCAAAAAAAATTGCAGAAACGGTACTGGGCCTTGTATAA
- the murD gene encoding UDP-N-acetylmuramoyl-L-alanine--D-glutamate ligase yields MISRDTFKIVVLGGGESGVGAALLAQAKGFDVFLSDKGSLSDDYREILTVNRIPFEEGQHTEERVLAANEVIKSPGIPDKVPLVKKLYAQKVPVISEIEFAARHTKAKKIAITGSNGKTTTTLLIYHLLKSAGFNVGLAGNIGESFAKQVINDTFDWFVLEVSSFQLDNMYQFKADVGILLNITPDHLDRYEYSFQKYVDSKFRLLQNMQPTDDFIYFSDNEAIASELSQKEFNVNHLPISLAKKESIGGFFQGGILHLTRPPRTFDISANELPIKGPHNTINAMAATLAAMAAGVKDDQIRSGLLTFQNAAHRLEPVAKINGIEFINDSKATNVDSVYFALNSFDTPIIWIAGGLDKGNDYTQIEDLVRRKVKALICLGKDNSKLLSFFTPIVPVIIETQDVIKAVNHAVSLGSPNDVALLSPACASFDLFKNYEDRGDLFKAAVLNFVPNSF; encoded by the coding sequence ATGATTTCCCGGGATACCTTTAAAATCGTCGTGTTAGGCGGAGGTGAAAGTGGTGTAGGCGCGGCACTTCTGGCTCAAGCCAAAGGGTTTGATGTTTTTCTTTCCGATAAAGGTTCTTTATCAGACGATTACCGTGAGATTTTAACCGTCAATCGTATCCCTTTTGAGGAAGGTCAGCACACTGAAGAGCGAGTTCTGGCGGCTAATGAAGTCATTAAAAGCCCCGGTATTCCGGACAAGGTTCCTCTGGTAAAAAAACTGTACGCTCAAAAAGTCCCGGTCATTTCTGAAATTGAATTTGCGGCACGCCACACAAAAGCAAAAAAAATTGCCATTACAGGCAGTAACGGAAAAACGACCACTACACTGCTCATTTATCATTTACTGAAATCAGCCGGCTTTAATGTAGGTTTAGCCGGCAACATTGGGGAGAGTTTTGCCAAACAGGTGATCAATGATACGTTTGATTGGTTTGTGCTGGAAGTAAGCAGCTTTCAATTGGACAACATGTACCAATTCAAGGCAGACGTTGGAATATTATTAAATATTACTCCCGACCACCTTGACCGCTACGAGTATTCATTCCAAAAATACGTTGACTCAAAATTTCGGCTGCTTCAAAACATGCAGCCGACCGATGATTTTATCTATTTTTCAGACAATGAAGCCATTGCTTCTGAATTAAGCCAAAAGGAATTCAACGTCAATCACTTACCGATTTCTCTCGCAAAAAAGGAAAGCATCGGCGGATTTTTTCAGGGAGGAATATTGCATCTGACGCGCCCACCCCGTACATTTGACATAAGCGCGAATGAATTACCGATCAAAGGTCCTCATAATACCATCAATGCGATGGCAGCAACGCTGGCCGCAATGGCGGCAGGTGTAAAGGATGACCAAATTCGCAGTGGTCTGTTGACATTCCAAAACGCAGCTCATCGGCTTGAGCCCGTGGCAAAAATCAACGGCATTGAGTTTATCAATGATTCCAAAGCCACGAATGTAGATTCGGTTTATTTCGCGCTTAACAGTTTTGATACCCCGATTATTTGGATTGCCGGCGGATTGGATAAAGGCAACGATTATACCCAAATCGAAGACTTGGTTCGCCGGAAAGTAAAAGCCCTTATCTGTCTGGGCAAAGACAACAGCAAGCTTCTCTCGTTTTTTACCCCTATCGTTCCTGTTATCATCGAGACACAGGACGTAATTAAGGCTGTTAATCATGCTGTTTCGTTGGGTTCTCCCAACGATGTTGCGTTGTTGTCGCCTGCATGCGCCAGTTTCGATCTGTTCAAAAATTACGAAGACCGCGGTGATTTATTCAAAGCGGCTGTTCTGAATTTTGTACCTAACTCATTCTAA
- the gcvH gene encoding glycine cleavage system protein GcvH — protein MTFPAELKYTKDHEWIRFEDDDTAVVGVTDFAQKELGDIVYVDITTVGQTIEEGEIFGSVEAVKTVSDLFIPVSGEILAFNDELESAPELVNEDPYGKGWMVRIKITGSTDNLLSVEAYKELIGE, from the coding sequence ATGACATTCCCGGCAGAGCTCAAATACACCAAAGATCACGAATGGATTCGTTTTGAAGACGATGATACCGCAGTAGTAGGAGTAACCGATTTTGCCCAAAAAGAACTGGGTGATATCGTTTATGTAGACATTACGACGGTGGGTCAAACCATCGAAGAAGGCGAGATCTTTGGTTCGGTAGAAGCTGTTAAAACAGTTTCCGACCTTTTTATCCCCGTATCAGGCGAAATCCTTGCCTTCAATGATGAACTGGAATCGGCCCCTGAACTGGTCAATGAAGATCCTTACGGCAAAGGTTGGATGGTGCGTATCAAAATAACCGGCTCAACGGATAATTTGCTCTCTGTGGAAGCCTACAAAGAATTAATAGGTGAATAA